AAACCAGCAAATCGGAAACCACCGAACCTGTACATGAGAATCAAAGCCTACTTCCTTCTTCTAGCAGCCGCACTCGCGGCCCCGTTTTCTGCGTCTGCAAAGCCGACGCGGACCCCTGCTTTCGGCCCAAATGGAACCCATTGGCCGGAATTGATCCCGACACCGTTCATGTATGACAACACGGTGTCGAACATCGTGAACGTCCCCTGCAACTGGACGGCCATCCGAAACGCCATCCAGGCCGTCACCAACGCCCAGGCGAATAGCGGCACCCTGATCCTGGTGGCTCCCGGCACGCTGACCGGCAACGGCAGCGGCTCCGGCGCCGATCCCGTCATCCAAAACGTGGGTTCCAACAGTTGGGGCCAGCGCGTCACCGTCGCACCCCGCGACGGCTACGGCACCGTGAAATGGGAGAAGGGCGTGCGCTTCGTAAAGGTCTTTGGCGTCTGCTTCGCTGGCTTCGAGTCGATCAACACCGGCACCAACGGCTCCGTGAAGAGCGGCGTGAAAATGCACGGATGCAACCGCTCCGCCCTTGCATGGATCAAGTGCACCGGCCACCTGGGCGTCTACGGCACCGATGGCTTCGTGACCCAGGGTATCGAGGTGGTTGAAATGGTCCAACCCGATCATTACGTCGTCAGCGATGACTCGGCTGACCTCTACGCCGGTGGCGGCGGTTTCGATGGCTGGCGCTTTGACGGCTGCTACCACGCGCCACGCTTCTTCGAGGTTCCCTACAGCGGTGCCAAGCCCCACACCGACACCTTCCAGATGGCCGCTGCGGGCGGTGGTGAATACAGCAACATCACCATGCGCGACAGCGCCTACTTCTCGTCCAACAACTGCTCGATCCAAACTGGCAATGTCGATGGGTTCTTCCTCGAGAAGTGCTACGTGGTCTCGGGCGAAACCTCGCTTTCGCGCTATCCCCACCTGCCAGGCGGTGCCACCGAGTCGACTTCCAACGCCTTCAACGGCTCCGGCAAGAACTTCACGGCCAAGGACTGCGTCTTCATCGGCGGCATGGGCTTGAACGACAGGGACTCCACCCGCCCGTGGAGCTTCGTCCAGAACACCAAGACCAACAAGACCTACGGTTCATTGAACCAACCCTTGTCCGGTTCCTGGACCGTGGACACCAATCTCAACCAGAACAACTCGGGCATGCCGGTCTACCCGACCGACGCTTACCTTAATACGATCTGGGCGAACCCCGGCGCGACCACGGATGTCCAACGCCCCGTCTTCATCCCTGCCGGCGGCACCTACAATTCCCCACAACAGGTGACCATGACCTGCTCGACCGGCGGCGCTGCGATCTATTACACGCTCGACGGCAGCACTCCGACCACCTCGTCCACCCGCTACACCGGGCCGCTGCCGGTGTCGGCGACCACCACCATCCGGGCCTTTGCGACCGCCAGCGGCCTTGATCCCTCGGGCGTGCAAACGAGCGACTACGTGATCACCAACCAGGTGAACACACCGGTTTTCTCCCCGCACGGCGGCTTCTTCAGCTCGGCCCAGTCGGTGACGATCACCACCTCCACCTCGGGCGCTGCGATCCGCTACACCCTGGATGGCAGTACGCCGACCGCATCCTCCACGCTCTACACCGGACCGGTGATGATTTCCGCGACCTCCACGCTCAAGGCGATCGGGACCAAGACGGGTGCCACCAACAGCGCCGTGGCCACCGCGAACTTCGGGATCGGCAGCGCTTTTATCTCCAGTGACGCGTGGACCAACATCGTCGTCCCGACCCAGAACTCGCGCTTCACCGTGCGGTGGAATGCGGTCGCGGACGGGCCCAACGTGGACGCAGTGACAGGCCTCGCCCTCGGCTCGGTGGATGACTACAAGGACCTCGCCTGCATCGCCCGTTTCAATATCAACGGCACGATCGATGCCCGCAATGGCGGTGCCTATCAGGCCCTGGCCACCCTGACCTACGCCGCGGGAACGATCTACCGCTTCCAGATGGACGTGGACTTCTCGACGAAGAAATACTCGGTAACCGTGACGCCTGACGGCGGCCTGCCGGTCTTGATCGCGCAGAACTTCAGCTTCCGGACGGAACAAGCCACGGTAAGCAGCCTCGATCACCTGGGCATCGTTGCCCTCGAAGGTGGCACGCACATGTTGTCCGACATTGTCTTCGGCACCTCGACACCGCCCTCGGCACCTCAGGGCCTCCGGGTCACCTCGAATCCCTGAGCCCCGCTCCCACCTCTCCGACGGCACTGCGACGGGTCGCAGTGCCGTCGTTTCATCGGTTCCCCTCCCCTTTTCACCCGTGAATCCCACCCCCCCCGTTCGAGTCCTCTATAGTTTCCCGCACAAATTGGGTGCGGGACGCATTTGCACCACCGCTTGGCATCAGGTCGAAGGCGCTTCCCGTGCGGGCGCGCAGGTCACCGTGATGACCGGCTCCCAAGTCCGCCCGGTGAACGACAGTGTCACCGTGAAGACGACGCTGTCCCTCGGCAAATTGCGAGTGCCCTACAAGCTGATCGGCCGCGATCTCGCCTGCCACTGGCACGACATCGCCACCTCGATGTGGCTGAATGCCCACCATCGCGAAGTCGATGTGGTGCATAGCTGGCCGCTCGGATCCATCCGCACCATCCGCACCGCGAAGCGCCATGGCATCCCCGTGGTGCTGGAGCGTCCGAACGCGCATACCGCTTACGCCTATGAGGAAGTGGAGCGCGAGAACCGCGAGGTCGGCATCGTGCTGCCGGACAACCACGATCACGAGGTGGATCCCAAGCGCCTCGCGCTGGAGGAGAGCGAATACGCGGAGGCGGACTACCTGCTCTGCCCGTCCGACTTCGTGGCGCGGACCTTCCTGGACCGCGGCTTCGAGCAAGCGAAACTGGTGCGCCACCAGTATGGCTACGATTTCTCGCGTTTCAGCCCGCAGCACGCGGAGACCCCGGGTCACGACGGGCTGGTGATGATTTATGCCGGCGTGGTGGAGCCGCGCAAGGGACTGCACCACGCGCTGAAGGCGTGGCTCGACTCGGGTGCCCATGAAAAGGGTACCTTCATGGTCTGCGGCCAATTCGTCCCCGGCTACCGCGAGCGTCTGGAGCCGATGCTTTCCCACCCCAGCGTCAAAATCATGGGCCACCGCACCGACTTGCCCGACCTGATGCGCCAGGCCGACATCTTCGTGCTTTCCTCGGTCGAGGAAGGCAGCGCGCTGGTCACCTACGAAGCCCGTGGCTCGGGATGCGTGCTGGTGGTCTCCGACGCCTCTGGCGCGGTGTGCGAGCACATGAAGAACGGCTTGATCCATCCCATGCGCAGCGTGGATGAACTGACAGCGCATCTCCGCCTGCTAGATGGCGACCGGTCGCTGCTGGAGAAGCTGAGGACGGCGTCCGTCGCCGATCTTAACTTGCTGACCTGGGACGAAGCAGGTCGCAAGCTCGCCGAAGTTTATCGTACCGTCGCCGCGCGCGCTGCCTGAAGGGAGCGCGCTTCAACTTTCCTTCCCGACTTCCCGCGTGAGTCCGCTCGGCTTTCTCTTCTTCCTCGTCACTGCCCTCGGGCTGCTGTGCGCACCGCGGAAATGGGTGCTCGTGCCGTTTTTGGCCGGCGTGCTCTACATGACCCACGGGCAGAAGTTCGAGGTGGCCGGGATCAACCTGCCGATCTTCCGCCTGTTGCTGGCCGTCGGCTTGCTCCGCATCATCATCAAGGGAGAAGGCATCGAGGGCGGGATGAACGTGATCGACAAGATCATGATCGCGTTCTTCGGCTGGATGTTCTTTGCGAGCTTCTTCCATGAATCGGGCGTCGATGATGCAGGCCCGGTCTTCATCATCGGTCAGGTTGCCGAGATCGGCATCAGTTACCTCATGGTGCGATGCTACTGCCGGAGTCTCACCGAGCTCTACTCGCTGGCATCGATCATGGCCTACATGCTGGTGCCGGTCGCGCTGGAGATGATCTACGAGGAACTCACTGGCAGAAACATGTTCTCCGCGGTCTTCGGCGGGGTCAGCGATCTGGTGGTCGTCCGGGACGGCGAACTCCGTGCCCGCGGCCCCTTCCGCCACGCCATCCTCGCCGGCACGGTGGGGGCCTCGCTGGTGCCGCTGATGATCGCGATGTGGCGGAGCCATCGCAAGGCCGCCACGATCGGTTTGCTCGCCTGCCTGACCCTGGTCATTGCCTGTTCGTCCAGCGGCCCGGTACTGAGCCTGGTCTTCGGGCTGATCGGGGTGTTCCTTTGGAAATTCCGCCCGTGGATGCCGATGGTCCGTTGGGGAATGCTCATCGGCTACCTGGGGCTGACAGTGTTCATGAAACAGCCCGCCTATTTCATCATCGCCAAGATGAGCATGGGCGGCAGTACCGGCTGGCACCGGTCCAAGCTGATTGATGCGGCGGTGAAGCGCTTTGACGAATGGTGGCTTATCGGCACCGACTACACCCGGGCCTGGATGCCCACCGGCCTGCCGGGCAAATCCCAGCACACCGACATCACCAACTACTACCTCGGCTTCGGGGTGAAGGGCGGCATTCTGGCCATCATCCTGATGCTGGCCGTGCTCTGGATCGCCTTCAAATGGGTGGGCGACATCCTCGACGCGCGGCCGGAATTGGACGAGCGCGACCGCTTCATGATCTGGTGCATGGGGGCCAGTCTTTTCTCCCACGTGGCGACCAGCGTCTCGGTCGCCTACTACGACCAGTCGCTGGTGTTTTTCTGGTTCAGTGTCGCCTCGATCTCCTCGCTGGCCGCGATGATCTACCTCCCGGCGGAAGAAACCGACCAAACCGAGGAACCCCTCGGCTATGACATGCCGCGCTCCTGATGACACCATGACTCCGGTAGCCCTTCCCTCCTCCGAGACCGCACGGCCCCGATCCGCGGACGATGGCGTTCCCGGCGATCCTGCCATGAAGAAGATCCTTTTCATTGCCTATCACTTCCCGCCTGCGGGAGGCGGTGGCGTGCAGCGCTCGCTGAAGTTCGTCAAATACCTGCCTGAAGCCGGCTACCTGCCGATCGTGCTGACCATCGAGGCCCCGGATGATCGCCGCTGGACCCCCAAGGACCAGGCGCTGATGGATGAAGTGCCGGAGAGCGTGCAGATCCACCGCGTTTCGATTCCAGACGAGGTGCACGTGCCCGGGAAGCTGGAGCGCGCGGCCCGCGAGTTGTTAGGCATGCGCAGCCGCTTCGGCCGGACGTGGATGGAGCGCGTGATCGAAGCCGGCACGCGGATCGCGCTGCAGGACAAGCCCGACTTGATTTTCGTCACCATGTCGCCGTTCGATGGAGCGGATGCCGCGGCGGAGATTTCCCGGCGCACCGGCATCCGCTGGGTCGCCGACCTCCGGGATCCTTGGGCGCTCGATGAATTCCAGCTCCATCGCACCGGCTTTCACCGCGAGCTCGAGAAGTCCCAGATGCAGCGTTCCCTGAAGAGCGCCGCCTTGGTCATCATGAATACACCCGAGTCGGCGCGGCGGGTGAAGGAGACCATGCCGCAAATCCGGCCGGAACGGGTCGTCAGCCTCACCAATGGCTATGATGCCGAGGATTTCTCCGGCGAAGTTCCACCCATCGGCGGCGGTAAATTCAACATCGTCCACTCCGGCTATTTCCACGCCGAGCAGGGACTGATGGAGCGGACGCGGCAGAAGCAATATCGCCTGTTAGGCCGGACCATCCCCGGGGTCGAACGCCTGTCCCGCTCGCACTACTACCTGCTGCAGGCGCTGGAAAAATGGCTGAAGGAAGCCCCTGAGATCGCCGGTGAAGTCCGCATGCACTGCGTCGGCGTGCTTTCGAAGTCCGACCAGGCTCTCATCGACGCCTCTCCCGCCAAGGACCTCTTCGTGTGCTCCGGCTACTTGAGCCACAGCGAATGCCTGCGCTTCGTGCGCGGCGCGGACCTGCTGTTCCTGCCGATGCACAAGATGCCCGCGGGCATGAAGGCCGGACTCGTGCCCGGCAAGACCTACGAATACATGGCCGCCGGCCGCCCGGTGATGGCCACGTTGCCGGAAAGCGATGCCCGCGATTTCCTCGAGCACGCCGGGACCGGCGTATTCTCCCCGCCGGGCGATGTGGACGCTCTCCTCACCGCCTTGAAAGGCCAGCATGCGAAATGGAAATCCGGCCAGCTCTCCTGCGATTGGAACGAGGAGTTCGTCCACCAGTTCGAAAGAAAGAACCTCACGGCCAAGCTCGCGGAATTCCTCGATCAGGTCCGCTGACACTTCCCTCCCCCCCCCGACTTGATGCAGGCTGAACTCGTGATCGAAAAACCACCTGACGAACCGCTGCCGTTACGGCGTATTGGCGGTGAGCAGGCGGGACCGAAGCGTCCCAACAAAAAGCGACGCCGCAATCCCTTTGCCACGATCGACGTCTCAAAGGACCTTCGCAAGAACTCGGTCCGCGGTGCTTCCTACATGTCCATGGCCCGCATCGGCGGGCTGGTCCTTCGCATCGGCTCGACCGGTGTGCTGGCGCGCATGATCTCGCAGAGCGATTTCGGCCTCATGGGGATGACCGCGGTGTTCACGAACTTCCTGGCGATCTTCATGGATGTCGGCCTTTCGCAAGCGACCATCCAGCGCAAGGACATCAATCACCGGCAGATCTCGACGCTGTTCTGGATCAATGTCGCCCTCTCGCTGCTGATCGCGGTGGTCTTCGCCGGCTCCGCACCGCTGATCGCGATGTTCTACAAGACGCCGATGCTGGTGACGATAATCCCGGTGCTGGCCTTGAGCTTCCTCTTCGGCGGGCTGGGCCTGCAACACTCGGCGCTGCTCACGCGCAACATGCGCTACTCGCTGCTGGCCGTCTCCGAGATCGGATCGAGCATCGCCGGCGTCGCGGTGGCAATCTTCATGGCACGGGCCGGCATGGGCTACTGGTCGCTGGTCGGACTGGCGCTCGCACCGCCGGTCGTGAAGACGATCATCATGTGGCTGTCCCTGCGCTGGGTTCCCAGCCCCCCCTCCCGCAACAACGGCGTGCGCAGCATGCTCAAGTTCGGTGGCGACGTGTTGGGCTTCAACATCGTCAACTATTTCTCCCGCCAGGCCGGCAGCCTGCTCATCGGCCGCTACTGCGGCGCGAACCCGCTGGCACTCTACGACCGCGCCTACAGCCTGCTCCTGATGCCCATCGGCCAGATCAACGGGCCGCTCGGTGCGGTCTCGATTCCCGCGCTGTCTCGCCTGCAGAACGAGCCCGAGCGCTTCGGCCGCTACTATCTCAATGCCATCCTCCTGATCTGCTCGCTGAGCATCCCGGTGATCGCCGGGCTCACCCTCTTCTCCGAGCAAGTGGTCTTGCTGTGGCTGGGCGAGAAGTGGATGAATACTGCGGAGATCTTCCGCCTGCTGGCGCCCGCGGCCCTCATTGGCGGCATCTCGAATCCAGCCGGCTGGCTTCTCATTGCCCTTGGTGATACCAAACGCTACCGCACGATGGGCGTTGTAAATTCCCTCATCATCGTGGCCGCATTCATCCTGGGAGCATTTTTCTGGCCGGACAGGGAGCCGGGGCAAGATGGTTCGCTGAAAGGCGTGGCCATTGCCTACTCGGCGGCGATGATCCTCAACTTCATCCCCTACTGGGCATGGTCGCTCAAGGGCACGCCGGTGAAGCTCGGCCAGGTCCTGCGCACCATGCTGATCCCCACGGTCTCCTGCATCCCCGCCGGGGCCGCCGCCTGGTGGATCCTGAGCCTGGCTCACGGTCGCATCGACGCCTGGGGCCTGGTGATCGCCGCCGGCCTCGCCTTCAGCATCATCTACGCCGTCATTCTCCTGTTTGGCTTCAAGAAGCTGAGCTTCTTCCGTAACATCGCCGGAGAGTTCCGCAAAAAAGGTTAAGTTCACTCCGTTCCTCCCCTCCCCATGGTCATCATCATTCCCACCTGCCAACGCGGCGAACTCCTCGTGCGGACGCTGCAATGCCTGGTCGATGCCGATTTGCCCGACTCCGTGACCCGCGTCATCGTCGTGGAGAACGGCAAGAAGGACGAAGCGGAGGCCAAGGCCGCAAGCTTCTCCGACCGCCTGCCGATCAAGTATCTCTACACGCCGGTCGGCAGCAAATGCGCCGCTCTCAATCTCGCGCTCGAGTCCTGCGATGGTGAGTTCGTCGTCTTCTTCGACGATGACGTGCGCATCGATCCCGGCTGCGTGCGCGCCTATGCCGAAGCGGCCAAGGGCAAGACCGGCGGCGAGTTCTACGCCGGCAAGTGCAACGTGGACTACGACGTGCCGCCACCCGAGTGGCTCAAGCACTACCTTCCCTACTCCGCGAAGGGCTGGAGTTACGGCGAGTCGATCCGCGACCTCAACGAGCCGCTCGCACTGGGTTTCAACTGGGCCGCCTTCGCCGACGACATCAAGAAGGCCGGCTCATTCAATCCCGACATCGGCCCCGGCCGCCTCATTTCCATTGGAGATGAAACCGACCTGCAGCGGATCATGCTCGATCAGGGCGTGAAAGGCATCTATCTGCCCGCCGGCTTGGTATGGCATCACGTCCCCGAGGACCGCTGCTCGACCGCATGGACCTTGGAGCGCAACCGCCGCATGGGTCTGCTGGTCGGCCGCAAATTGGCCGATGCCCCAGCGCCGAAGCGCTTCAGCAAGGCCGCCGCGGCTTGGGGGAAAATCGTCGGCCTCGGCGTTTTCACCAAGATCGGCAAGGCGTTTCTCAGCGACGCGAAGCACTTCCACTATCAACAGCGGCGTCACTGGAACCTCGGTGTCTGGCAAGGACACCAGAACGGCGGCGCATAAAAAAGGCACAACTCCGCAGATCCTGCCGATCAAAGAGCCTACGCGATCACGTGATGGACCGATGGCCCGGCATTTGCTGGAGTTCCACTGCTTCCCCGCCACTCCAAGGAAGATCCAACAGTTAGTTCATTCTCCTGAAATATAAGGATATCATAGACTTCCAAAAAGATCTCGCCCGAGTATTGCCTGCTTGATAGTTTGCTTTGCTTTCACGCTCCCTCCCCCACTATCCGCCTCGGAATCTCCCCTCGGGATTCCGCTTCGGACAATCCCCCCAGGTATGTCAAGTTCCCCCTGCCTCATTGGCCCCGGACTCCGTTTTGCGGATGAGTCCCTGCACTCCGCGTGCAGCGATGCCCCCATGCTGAATCCGTTCACCGGCTTGATTGAAAAGGCCGGCCCCATGGCACGAGTCTGCCGTCGTTGAGAGACCGGACCCCCTTTCGCTTTCCCTCTCGTTTCCCCCCTTTCGTTTCCCCCCCTGTCCCTGTTCCCCACCCACCAGATGAAATTGAAGTTCCTTTCCCGAGGTTCGGACCGTCGCTTTGATGTGTTGCCGTCCAGTTGGCGGACCACGCTGAATCTGTCCGCGTTGATGGCGATGGCGTTCGCCCCGCTCGCTCATGCACAGCAGGTCGGCTTCAACGCGAGCTTGCTGAAGTGGCCCGCCGGTGCCGCCAACAACAAGGCGAAGGACGTGTCCTCGCTTCAGTTCGGCCCGGACAACCGGCTCTACTTCACGCAGGTGAATGGCACCGTCATCGCCTGCGATGTCACGCGCCTGGGACCGAATGATTACCACGCGGCCAATGCCGAGACCATCAACCTGGTAAAGCTGATCCCGAACCACGACGACGACGGGACCTACAACCCCGCGCCGCTCATGGAGAACGGTGACCTCGGCTTCCGCCAGTGCACCGGCCTTCTCGTCACAGGCACCGCGGCGAATCCGGTGGTCTATGTCTCCTCCTGCGACCCGCGCCAGGGAGCCGGCAGTGGTGGCACCGACTTCGATCTCGATACGAACTCCGGCATCGTTTCTCGCCTGACCAAGAATGCCTCGACCGGCGAATGGGAAAAGGTGGACGTCGTCCGCGGCTTGCCACGTTCGGAAGAAAACCACGCCAACAACGGGCTCACGATCAGCGCCGATGGCAACACCCTCTACCTCGCGCAAGGCGGCAATACCAATGCCGGCGCCCCCTCGGCCAACTTCGCCTATTGCGCCGAGTACGCACTCTCCGCCGCGATCTTGTCGATCGATCTCGTCGCCATTAATGCACTGCCGGTCCAGACCGACATGCACGGTCAGAAGTACCTCTACAATCTTCCGACTCTCAATGATCCGAACCCGGACCGCGCTCACAACGGCGACGGCTCGGACGTGAACGACCCCTTCGGTGGCAATGACGGTCTCAACCAGGCCAAGCTGGTGCAGGGCGGCCCGGTGCAGGTCTATGCCTCCGGTTTCCGCAATCCCTACGACGTGCTCATCGCGACGACGCCGGGGCACGTGGGGAAGATGTACACCTTCGACAATGCCGCTAACCAGGGTTGGGGCGGCTACCCGAAGAACGAGGCGGTTCCTGCCACTGTCACCAATGAATACGTCGCCGGTGAACCCGGAACGGTGAACAACAAGGACGGCCTCTATCTTATCTCCGGCCCCGGTTACTACCGCGGCCACCCCAGTCCGATCCGCGCGAACCCCGCAGGCGCCGGTTGGTTCTGGAAAGTCGAGGATGGCCCCGGCGCTGGCCTCCAATTCTCCGCCGCTCCGACCACCGACTGGCCGCCCGTGCCGGTTTCAATGGCCGATCCCCAGCAGGGCGACTTCCTGATGCCCGGCCCCCTCGATGGTGCCCTGATCACCAACACCTTCTCGACCACCGGTTTGACCGAATACACCGCTCCCAACTTCGGCGGTGAGATGATCGGCGACATCCTCGCCACCCAATACAATAATCAGGCGCTCCAGCGCATCATGATGAATGGCGACGGCACGGTCGCGGAGAATAGCAGCCTGCTTCTCAAGGGCACCGGCTACGGCACTCCGCTCGACGTGACCTGCCCCGGTCCGGGCGCTGCCCCGACCCTGTGGGGCACGATCTTCATTGGTCACCACTCCAGCAAGATCTCCATCCTCGAGCCGACCGACTTCGATTCGCCGGGCGGTGGCGTTTGCTCCGGCGTCTTCAGCTTCGCGCTGGACGAGGACAACGACGGCTATAGCAACGCCGACGAGGTCTCCAACAACGTCGACCCGTGCTCGCCGGCAGTCACCCCGGATGACCACGACGGCGACTTCCTTTCCAACCTGCTCGACTCCGACGACGACAACGACGGGATCGTGGACACCCAGGATGTCTTCCCGATCGACGCGCTCAATGGCCGCAGCGTCTCTGCTCCGGTGAACCTCGATCTCTTCAATGACAATGAGGACCTGGGCGGATTCTTCGAGCTCGGACTCAGGGGTGTGATGTTGAATCCCGGCCAGAACTACGCCGCGAAGATGCACGTGGACGATCTGATCGCGGGCGGCACCGGCGGTCTCTTCACTGATCCCTTCCCCGGCCCGGGCAATCCCCACGGCACCTCGAATACCCAGCTCAACGGCTACCTCTTCGGTGTCAGCGTCGACGAGTTCACCGGTCCGGTAATTGCCTCCTCGAAG
This genomic interval from Luteolibacter arcticus contains the following:
- a CDS encoding chitobiase/beta-hexosaminidase C-terminal domain-containing protein, whose amino-acid sequence is MIPTPFMYDNTVSNIVNVPCNWTAIRNAIQAVTNAQANSGTLILVAPGTLTGNGSGSGADPVIQNVGSNSWGQRVTVAPRDGYGTVKWEKGVRFVKVFGVCFAGFESINTGTNGSVKSGVKMHGCNRSALAWIKCTGHLGVYGTDGFVTQGIEVVEMVQPDHYVVSDDSADLYAGGGGFDGWRFDGCYHAPRFFEVPYSGAKPHTDTFQMAAAGGGEYSNITMRDSAYFSSNNCSIQTGNVDGFFLEKCYVVSGETSLSRYPHLPGGATESTSNAFNGSGKNFTAKDCVFIGGMGLNDRDSTRPWSFVQNTKTNKTYGSLNQPLSGSWTVDTNLNQNNSGMPVYPTDAYLNTIWANPGATTDVQRPVFIPAGGTYNSPQQVTMTCSTGGAAIYYTLDGSTPTTSSTRYTGPLPVSATTTIRAFATASGLDPSGVQTSDYVITNQVNTPVFSPHGGFFSSAQSVTITTSTSGAAIRYTLDGSTPTASSTLYTGPVMISATSTLKAIGTKTGATNSAVATANFGIGSAFISSDAWTNIVVPTQNSRFTVRWNAVADGPNVDAVTGLALGSVDDYKDLACIARFNINGTIDARNGGAYQALATLTYAAGTIYRFQMDVDFSTKKYSVTVTPDGGLPVLIAQNFSFRTEQATVSSLDHLGIVALEGGTHMLSDIVFGTSTPPSAPQGLRVTSNP
- a CDS encoding glycosyltransferase family 4 protein, encoding MNPTPPVRVLYSFPHKLGAGRICTTAWHQVEGASRAGAQVTVMTGSQVRPVNDSVTVKTTLSLGKLRVPYKLIGRDLACHWHDIATSMWLNAHHREVDVVHSWPLGSIRTIRTAKRHGIPVVLERPNAHTAYAYEEVERENREVGIVLPDNHDHEVDPKRLALEESEYAEADYLLCPSDFVARTFLDRGFEQAKLVRHQYGYDFSRFSPQHAETPGHDGLVMIYAGVVEPRKGLHHALKAWLDSGAHEKGTFMVCGQFVPGYRERLEPMLSHPSVKIMGHRTDLPDLMRQADIFVLSSVEEGSALVTYEARGSGCVLVVSDASGAVCEHMKNGLIHPMRSVDELTAHLRLLDGDRSLLEKLRTASVADLNLLTWDEAGRKLAEVYRTVAARAA
- a CDS encoding glycosyltransferase; this translates as MKKILFIAYHFPPAGGGGVQRSLKFVKYLPEAGYLPIVLTIEAPDDRRWTPKDQALMDEVPESVQIHRVSIPDEVHVPGKLERAARELLGMRSRFGRTWMERVIEAGTRIALQDKPDLIFVTMSPFDGADAAAEISRRTGIRWVADLRDPWALDEFQLHRTGFHRELEKSQMQRSLKSAALVIMNTPESARRVKETMPQIRPERVVSLTNGYDAEDFSGEVPPIGGGKFNIVHSGYFHAEQGLMERTRQKQYRLLGRTIPGVERLSRSHYYLLQALEKWLKEAPEIAGEVRMHCVGVLSKSDQALIDASPAKDLFVCSGYLSHSECLRFVRGADLLFLPMHKMPAGMKAGLVPGKTYEYMAAGRPVMATLPESDARDFLEHAGTGVFSPPGDVDALLTALKGQHAKWKSGQLSCDWNEEFVHQFERKNLTAKLAEFLDQVR
- a CDS encoding lipopolysaccharide biosynthesis protein, which codes for MQAELVIEKPPDEPLPLRRIGGEQAGPKRPNKKRRRNPFATIDVSKDLRKNSVRGASYMSMARIGGLVLRIGSTGVLARMISQSDFGLMGMTAVFTNFLAIFMDVGLSQATIQRKDINHRQISTLFWINVALSLLIAVVFAGSAPLIAMFYKTPMLVTIIPVLALSFLFGGLGLQHSALLTRNMRYSLLAVSEIGSSIAGVAVAIFMARAGMGYWSLVGLALAPPVVKTIIMWLSLRWVPSPPSRNNGVRSMLKFGGDVLGFNIVNYFSRQAGSLLIGRYCGANPLALYDRAYSLLLMPIGQINGPLGAVSIPALSRLQNEPERFGRYYLNAILLICSLSIPVIAGLTLFSEQVVLLWLGEKWMNTAEIFRLLAPAALIGGISNPAGWLLIALGDTKRYRTMGVVNSLIIVAAFILGAFFWPDREPGQDGSLKGVAIAYSAAMILNFIPYWAWSLKGTPVKLGQVLRTMLIPTVSCIPAGAAAWWILSLAHGRIDAWGLVIAAGLAFSIIYAVILLFGFKKLSFFRNIAGEFRKKG
- a CDS encoding glycosyltransferase encodes the protein MVIIIPTCQRGELLVRTLQCLVDADLPDSVTRVIVVENGKKDEAEAKAASFSDRLPIKYLYTPVGSKCAALNLALESCDGEFVVFFDDDVRIDPGCVRAYAEAAKGKTGGEFYAGKCNVDYDVPPPEWLKHYLPYSAKGWSYGESIRDLNEPLALGFNWAAFADDIKKAGSFNPDIGPGRLISIGDETDLQRIMLDQGVKGIYLPAGLVWHHVPEDRCSTAWTLERNRRMGLLVGRKLADAPAPKRFSKAAAAWGKIVGLGVFTKIGKAFLSDAKHFHYQQRRHWNLGVWQGHQNGGA